Proteins co-encoded in one Abyssibacter profundi genomic window:
- a CDS encoding alpha/beta fold hydrolase, whose product MNHWPVRMLETQRGRLSLRERPGSGPAVVFIHGWPESSATWSPILPLLPDDWWVIAPDLRGLGDAPRTPEPAAYRKHALAQDVLALLDALGVGSFDLVGHDWGGIVAQEVALAAADRVRTLGVSNIAIINNLETNRRIAAKPNRYVWYQHFMQSSLPEALIPGNERAFLQEFLRMEGGRRFPDELLDEYSRCYAIPGTPRSAAQLYRTYRDDIARWSELSQHRFSMPAAYLYGELDVVITPAYLEGAEACFEDLQIHRMDAGHFVQEEQPEAFAAGVRALVARG is encoded by the coding sequence ATGAATCACTGGCCTGTACGCATGCTGGAGACCCAACGCGGTCGGCTGAGTCTGCGCGAGCGTCCAGGCAGCGGGCCTGCGGTCGTCTTTATCCACGGCTGGCCGGAGAGCAGCGCGACCTGGAGCCCGATCCTGCCGTTGCTGCCGGACGACTGGTGGGTGATTGCGCCGGATCTTCGGGGGTTGGGAGATGCCCCGCGCACACCGGAGCCCGCGGCCTATCGCAAGCATGCGTTGGCGCAGGATGTCCTCGCGCTACTCGATGCATTGGGCGTCGGCAGCTTCGATCTGGTGGGGCACGACTGGGGTGGGATTGTTGCCCAGGAAGTGGCGCTGGCCGCAGCCGACCGCGTGCGAACACTGGGCGTGTCCAATATCGCGATCATCAATAATCTGGAAACGAATCGGCGGATCGCGGCCAAGCCCAACCGCTACGTCTGGTACCAGCACTTCATGCAGTCGTCATTGCCCGAGGCGCTGATCCCGGGCAACGAGCGGGCGTTTCTGCAGGAATTTCTGCGGATGGAAGGCGGGCGCCGTTTTCCCGACGAACTGCTGGATGAATACAGCCGTTGTTATGCCATCCCGGGTACGCCGCGCAGCGCCGCTCAGCTCTACCGAACCTATCGCGACGACATCGCACGGTGGAGCGAGCTAAGCCAGCATCGCTTTTCCATGCCGGCCGCCTATCTGTATGGCGAGCTGGATGTGGTGATTACACCGGCTTATCTGGAGGGGGCCGAGGCCTGCTTTGAGGATTTGCAGATTCACCGCATGGATGCGGGACACTTCGTACAGGAAGAACAGCCGGAGGCCTTTGCAGCAGGCGTGCGCGCGCTGGTGGCGCGTGGCTAG
- the tesB gene encoding acyl-CoA thioesterase II: MSTVLQDFLDLLNLEYLEDNLFRGQSRDLGGRSVFGGQVLGQSLVAATRTVSEDRPPNSLHAYFLRPGDMEAPIVYDVERSRDGGSFSWRRVKAIQHGQQIFSMMASFHVEEPGLAHQASMPDVPMPEALEDEQSLRKRWLEDCPDRLRRAFLRESAFEFRPVRPTNPLNPGQGEPAHSVWFRASGTLPDDPMFHRCVLAYASDYNLLMTAMLPHGRSFLQPNMIVASLDHALWFHRPLRADEWLLYHMESPSAQDARGLARGLIFDRQGTLVATVAQEGLMRDTTLKAGA, encoded by the coding sequence ATGAGTACCGTACTGCAAGATTTTCTCGACCTGTTGAACCTGGAGTACCTGGAAGACAACCTCTTCCGGGGTCAGTCCCGCGACCTGGGGGGGCGCAGCGTTTTCGGCGGCCAGGTGTTGGGCCAGTCACTGGTGGCGGCCACGCGCACGGTGAGCGAAGACCGCCCTCCGAACTCGCTGCATGCCTATTTTCTGCGGCCGGGGGACATGGAAGCGCCCATCGTCTACGACGTGGAGCGGTCCCGTGATGGCGGTTCGTTTAGCTGGCGGCGGGTTAAGGCCATTCAGCACGGCCAGCAGATCTTCTCGATGATGGCGTCATTTCATGTCGAGGAGCCCGGCCTGGCCCATCAGGCGAGCATGCCCGACGTGCCCATGCCCGAAGCGCTGGAAGACGAACAAAGCCTGCGCAAGCGCTGGCTGGAGGACTGTCCGGATCGGCTTCGTCGGGCCTTCTTGCGGGAATCCGCTTTCGAATTCCGTCCGGTGCGGCCGACCAATCCGCTGAATCCGGGCCAGGGTGAGCCGGCCCATTCGGTCTGGTTCCGTGCGTCCGGCACCTTGCCTGATGATCCGATGTTCCATCGCTGCGTACTGGCCTATGCCAGTGACTACAACCTGCTGATGACCGCGATGCTGCCGCACGGGCGTAGCTTCTTGCAGCCGAACATGATTGTCGCGAGTCTGGATCACGCCTTGTGGTTCCATCGCCCGCTGCGGGCCGATGAGTGGTTGCTGTACCACATGGAAAGTCCTAGCGCGCAGGATGCCCGCGGTCTGGCCCGCGGTCTGATCTTTGATCGGCAGGGGACGCTGGTGGCGACGGTGGCGCAGGAGGGACTGATGCGCGACACAACGCTGAAAGCCGGCGCGTGA
- the purU gene encoding formyltetrahydrofolate deformylase, with translation MSCSARLLIQCADQPGIVAAVTRFLFEHAANVTHLDQHSTEMTGGRFYMRVEFQLPDLEPPDARLRAAFDAQVGQPFSMHWSMIDASVRKRMVIFASRTEHTLQELLWRQARGDLAVDIRAVISNHAETEEHARRFDVPFWHIPVTPETKAEAEAQALEVIGEETDLIVLARYMQILSPALVDRFPERIINIHHSFLPAFVGADPYRQAYERGVKLIGATAHYVTSELDQGPIIEQDVARVTHRDAVDDLRAMGRDIERRVLARAVHWHVEDRVIVSGHRTVVFR, from the coding sequence ATGTCATGCTCCGCCCGCCTTTTGATCCAGTGTGCCGACCAGCCGGGTATCGTGGCCGCCGTCACGCGATTCCTGTTTGAGCATGCCGCCAATGTGACCCACCTGGATCAGCATTCGACGGAGATGACCGGCGGTCGTTTCTATATGCGGGTCGAGTTCCAACTGCCCGACCTGGAACCACCCGATGCCCGGCTGCGGGCGGCTTTTGACGCCCAGGTCGGACAACCCTTTTCGATGCACTGGTCGATGATCGACGCCAGCGTGCGCAAGCGCATGGTCATTTTTGCGTCGCGCACCGAACACACCTTGCAGGAGTTGCTCTGGCGACAGGCCCGCGGCGATCTGGCTGTGGACATCCGGGCCGTCATCTCCAACCACGCCGAGACCGAGGAGCATGCCCGTCGGTTCGATGTGCCGTTCTGGCACATACCCGTCACGCCGGAGACCAAGGCTGAGGCCGAAGCCCAGGCACTGGAGGTGATCGGGGAGGAGACCGACCTGATTGTCCTGGCGCGGTACATGCAGATCCTGTCGCCTGCGCTGGTGGATCGCTTCCCCGAACGTATCATCAATATTCACCACAGCTTCTTGCCGGCTTTCGTCGGTGCCGACCCGTACCGGCAGGCCTACGAGCGCGGTGTGAAGCTGATCGGGGCCACGGCGCATTACGTTACCTCGGAGCTGGATCAGGGGCCGATCATCGAACAGGATGTCGCCCGCGTGACGCATCGTGATGCGGTCGACGACCTGCGGGCCATGGGCCGGGACATCGAACGTCGGGTGCTGGCGCGTGCCGTGCACTGGCATGTTGAGGACCGCGTCATCGTCTCCGGCCATCGGACCGTGGTGTTCCGCTAG
- a CDS encoding YiiD C-terminal domain-containing protein codes for MLPTLLWMNEDEQTRALLARMRQDMPALQGIGVDCLHLSQDHVRLAAPLARNQNDKQTAFAGSLTALGMLCGWALTQRTAAGVDAAAQCAIFDVQTRFRQPVRGDLMAEVRCEHPAIARLRADLQSGRKARWTLDIQVGSNDCPDAVQLRAAYAAWLPDRS; via the coding sequence GTGTTGCCTACACTGCTTTGGATGAACGAGGACGAACAGACGCGCGCCCTGCTGGCGCGCATGCGCCAGGACATGCCGGCGCTGCAAGGTATCGGCGTGGACTGCCTGCACCTATCGCAAGACCATGTCCGTCTCGCGGCACCGCTGGCGCGCAACCAGAACGACAAACAGACGGCGTTCGCCGGCAGCCTGACAGCGCTGGGCATGTTGTGCGGGTGGGCGTTGACCCAGCGCACTGCGGCGGGCGTGGATGCGGCAGCGCAATGCGCGATCTTCGATGTACAGACCCGGTTTCGGCAGCCGGTCCGGGGCGACCTGATGGCCGAGGTCCGCTGCGAGCACCCGGCGATCGCGCGCCTGCGCGCGGACCTGCAATCCGGGCGCAAGGCCCGGTGGACGCTGGACATTCAAGTGGGCAGCAACGATTGCCCGGACGCCGTGCAGCTTCGCGCTGCCTATGCCGCCTGGCTGCCTGATCGCAGCTAG
- a CDS encoding SDR family NAD(P)-dependent oxidoreductase, with protein sequence MEQPLEFGQLPDRFNALVVGGGGIGHALAEQLHAHAQCQHLAVAGRHSRCESADSQHPIDFAEPDSAQHLANSVAAHCPRLHLVVICTGLLNQPPHGPEKSLDQVKSSTLEQAFAVNAIGPLQLLQSLLPLLTHDEPSLIAALSARVGSIEDNRLGGWYSYRASKAALNQLWKTAAIELGRRRRHPTCVLLHPGTVDTPLSRPFQANVPPERLFEPARAAKQLLTVMAGVTRDDNGRFFAWDGAAIPW encoded by the coding sequence ATGGAACAGCCGCTGGAATTTGGTCAGCTGCCGGATCGGTTCAATGCGCTGGTGGTTGGAGGCGGTGGTATTGGTCACGCGCTGGCGGAGCAATTGCACGCCCACGCCCAGTGTCAGCATTTGGCCGTCGCCGGCCGACATTCACGCTGCGAGTCAGCAGACTCCCAGCACCCCATCGATTTCGCGGAGCCCGACAGTGCCCAGCATCTGGCGAATAGCGTTGCGGCTCATTGTCCGCGCTTGCACCTGGTCGTGATCTGCACGGGCCTGCTAAATCAACCACCGCATGGTCCGGAAAAGTCACTGGATCAGGTCAAGTCCTCGACGCTAGAACAGGCGTTCGCGGTCAATGCCATCGGCCCGTTGCAGCTGCTGCAATCGCTGCTGCCCTTACTGACGCATGATGAGCCATCGCTCATCGCCGCGCTGTCGGCGCGCGTCGGCAGCATCGAGGACAATCGCCTGGGCGGCTGGTACAGCTACCGGGCGTCCAAGGCCGCCCTCAACCAGCTGTGGAAGACCGCCGCAATCGAGCTTGGGCGGCGACGACGCCATCCGACCTGCGTGCTCCTGCATCCGGGCACCGTCGACACGCCCCTCTCCCGGCCGTTTCAGGCCAACGTGCCCCCGGAACGGTTGTTCGAGCCCGCGCGCGCTGCCAAGCAGTTGCTAACCGTTATGGCGGGGGTGACACGCGACGATAACGGCCGCTTCTTCGCCTGGGATGGCGCTGCGATTCCCTGGTAG
- a CDS encoding TorF family putative porin — protein sequence MRLPLISNIVLLTALCCCGAGSAAFAHPPAVMASTTLTSDYVLRGTSQSSGEPALQAGLSAIWPAGWTATVWGSTLDTSNLQPDTGDGQGYELDLMVGLERPLGTDWRGSLLLGHYQYVDTGHLLDYDHTEVSGSLEYRQWLALSASWTPEATDHTFEQTALLRGSRWTAEVQVEQGVGDGVWVHAGLGYNAAGNVSEVQHLYGSVGVGLQWQRTVLSAAIIGTDARARERFTDGRADTRLVMSISQAWRLR from the coding sequence ATGCGATTACCTCTGATCTCCAACATCGTGCTGCTCACGGCGCTCTGCTGTTGCGGTGCTGGGTCGGCGGCGTTCGCCCACCCACCCGCGGTCATGGCATCGACGACACTGACCAGTGACTACGTGCTGCGCGGCACCAGCCAGAGCAGCGGCGAGCCGGCTTTGCAGGCCGGGTTGTCAGCAATCTGGCCGGCAGGGTGGACGGCAACGGTCTGGGGCTCGACCCTGGATACCTCGAATCTGCAGCCCGACACCGGGGACGGGCAGGGCTACGAGCTGGACCTGATGGTGGGCCTAGAGCGTCCGCTGGGGACTGATTGGCGCGGTTCACTGTTGCTGGGCCATTACCAGTACGTGGACACCGGACACCTGCTGGACTACGACCACACGGAAGTCAGCGGTTCGCTGGAATATCGCCAATGGCTGGCGTTGTCGGCCAGTTGGACGCCGGAGGCAACGGACCACACGTTCGAGCAGACGGCGTTGCTGCGCGGCAGTCGCTGGACGGCCGAGGTGCAGGTCGAGCAGGGTGTTGGCGACGGTGTTTGGGTGCATGCCGGGCTGGGCTACAACGCGGCGGGCAATGTGTCCGAAGTCCAGCATCTGTATGGCAGTGTCGGTGTGGGTCTGCAATGGCAGCGCACGGTGTTATCCGCCGCGATCATCGGCACCGACGCCCGGGCACGGGAGCGCTTTACTGACGGCCGCGCGGATACCCGTCTGGTGATGTCCATCAGCCAGGCTTGGCGCCTGCGCTAG
- a CDS encoding RNA polymerase sigma factor: MGGSGQAVPQTTDTALEAELLRRVAARDEEAFEALYRIYHRRLSRFLMRLTPDYAIAEEVINDTMHIVWDKAEQYDGRAKVSTWIFGIGYRRGLKALERQRTRNRYEEAAARDRSTISEPVDETAREDEGQWIDRGLQQLSTEHRMALELAYVAGHSCEEIAAIVGCPVNTVKTRLFHARKRLRARLPNDAGGGS; encoded by the coding sequence TTGGGCGGTAGCGGGCAGGCGGTACCACAAACAACGGACACGGCGCTGGAGGCCGAATTGCTGCGTCGTGTGGCCGCTCGGGATGAAGAGGCCTTCGAGGCGTTGTACCGCATTTATCACCGCCGACTCAGTCGATTCTTGATGCGACTGACGCCGGACTACGCGATCGCCGAGGAAGTGATTAACGACACCATGCATATTGTCTGGGACAAGGCGGAACAGTACGACGGACGCGCCAAGGTTTCGACCTGGATTTTCGGAATTGGCTATCGTCGTGGCCTCAAGGCGCTGGAGCGTCAGCGCACCCGAAATCGGTATGAGGAGGCCGCCGCGCGCGACCGGAGCACGATTAGCGAGCCGGTGGACGAGACCGCCCGAGAAGATGAGGGTCAGTGGATCGACCGGGGTCTGCAGCAGCTGTCCACCGAGCATCGCATGGCCTTGGAATTGGCCTATGTCGCCGGTCACTCCTGCGAGGAGATCGCTGCCATCGTGGGCTGTCCGGTGAACACGGTAAAGACGCGGCTCTTCCACGCCCGTAAGCGGCTTCGTGCGCGGTTGCCGAATGATGCGGGTGGGGGCTCATGA
- a CDS encoding zf-HC2 domain-containing protein, with translation MTRLPEDPMEQSRTHAWAEAAMTDWVNGRMDATSADRMRAHLAQCAVCRADALIEEQVQARLSRQPVVEYAPQASFRRLMDQIHAGEPPDSDASADTKTPRPRSLRRRARPWLSRVAAVAATVLVTGLWIQLAWSPAPEYRTLTNTPAVENSLRLQVVFAEGATAGDIRAALGEVNGRMIDGPGPSGLFTVTLASADAEASVADWHAAEQRLQQHPSVRFVALVGEAGAP, from the coding sequence ATGACCCGCCTGCCGGAGGATCCGATGGAGCAATCCCGAACCCACGCCTGGGCCGAGGCGGCCATGACGGACTGGGTGAACGGTCGGATGGACGCAACGTCGGCTGATCGTATGCGTGCGCATCTGGCGCAATGCGCAGTGTGTCGCGCCGACGCGTTAATCGAAGAGCAGGTGCAGGCCCGCCTGTCGCGGCAGCCCGTTGTCGAGTACGCGCCGCAGGCGTCTTTTCGCAGGCTCATGGACCAGATTCACGCCGGTGAGCCGCCGGATTCGGATGCCAGCGCCGATACCAAGACCCCGCGCCCCCGTTCCCTGCGGCGCCGGGCGCGGCCTTGGCTGAGTCGGGTGGCCGCTGTCGCAGCGACGGTTCTGGTGACCGGCCTGTGGATTCAGCTGGCCTGGTCTCCGGCGCCGGAGTACCGGACGCTGACCAACACCCCGGCCGTTGAGAACAGCTTGCGATTGCAAGTCGTGTTCGCCGAGGGCGCCACCGCGGGCGATATTCGCGCTGCGCTGGGTGAGGTCAACGGGCGGATGATCGATGGTCCGGGCCCCAGCGGATTGTTTACGGTCACGCTTGCGTCTGCTGATGCCGAGGCATCCGTAGCCGATTGGCACGCTGCGGAGCAGCGGCTTCAGCAGCACCCGTCTGTCCGGTTTGTGGCCCTGGTGGGCGAGGCGGGGGCGCCATGA
- a CDS encoding S8 family peptidase gives MMQRLLLLAGLLLLGGCVSLAGHTPRGAATRLADPASMLVVTVDNPLAPGSASVGSTPRGYGLSGGYAVSPVASRAMDALSREHRLELVDSWPIQALGVHCAVFAWRDAVSRDEMLRRLAADARVESVQPLQVFRNTARPAVVGAADPHRSLQHAADSLGLEAAHRWSRGAGVRVAVVDTQVDASHPDLIGRIAQRMDLVGEETVAAEAHGTAVSGVIAALGGNGEGILGIAPEAELLGLRACWEQGGGSICNSFTLARALSVALDASVDIVNLSLAGPADPLLSRLLRQLIVRGVFVVGAESPSDPSGFPGGVPGVAVARMAESGVLAEGEVLPAPGRSILTTLPGGRYAFLDGSSLAAAHVSGVAALVLSQRPGMAPAVLQATLQASVRPPRSPANRGDPARSPMLNACEALVRVDVATTDCLRPTRVAQRP, from the coding sequence ATGATGCAGCGCCTGCTCCTGCTGGCAGGGCTGCTCCTGCTGGGTGGCTGCGTATCGCTGGCCGGTCATACGCCGCGAGGTGCGGCCACGCGCCTCGCCGATCCGGCGTCCATGCTGGTCGTCACGGTCGACAACCCCTTGGCGCCCGGTTCCGCCAGCGTCGGGAGTACGCCGCGGGGCTATGGCCTGTCGGGTGGCTATGCCGTCAGTCCCGTGGCCAGCCGGGCGATGGACGCACTCTCGCGCGAACATCGATTGGAGCTGGTCGACAGTTGGCCTATTCAAGCGCTGGGCGTGCATTGCGCGGTCTTCGCCTGGCGGGATGCGGTGTCCCGTGACGAGATGCTGCGCCGCCTGGCGGCGGATGCGCGCGTGGAATCGGTGCAGCCGCTGCAGGTCTTCCGGAACACTGCGCGCCCGGCGGTCGTCGGGGCCGCCGATCCACATCGCAGTCTGCAGCATGCCGCCGATAGCCTCGGGCTGGAGGCTGCTCATCGCTGGAGCCGCGGCGCCGGCGTACGCGTGGCCGTGGTCGACACCCAGGTGGATGCGAGCCACCCGGATCTGATCGGCCGCATCGCCCAGCGCATGGATTTGGTGGGGGAGGAGACCGTGGCTGCCGAGGCGCATGGCACGGCGGTCTCGGGCGTGATTGCAGCGCTGGGCGGCAATGGCGAAGGCATTTTGGGGATTGCCCCCGAGGCTGAGTTGCTGGGCTTACGCGCCTGCTGGGAACAAGGTGGCGGCTCCATCTGCAACAGTTTCACCCTGGCGCGGGCCTTGTCTGTGGCCCTGGATGCCAGCGTCGACATCGTCAACCTGAGCTTGGCTGGCCCTGCCGACCCCCTGCTCAGTCGTTTGCTGCGGCAACTGATCGTCCGGGGTGTGTTCGTGGTCGGTGCAGAGTCACCTTCCGACCCATCGGGGTTTCCCGGTGGCGTGCCTGGCGTGGCCGTGGCGCGCATGGCCGAGTCGGGTGTCCTGGCCGAAGGTGAGGTCTTGCCGGCGCCGGGGCGCAGCATCCTGACCACGCTTCCCGGTGGCCGCTACGCGTTCCTGGACGGGAGCTCGCTTGCCGCTGCGCATGTCAGCGGTGTGGCGGCGCTGGTCTTGTCCCAGCGGCCGGGGATGGCGCCGGCGGTTTTGCAGGCGACCCTGCAGGCCTCGGTTCGGCCGCCGCGTTCACCCGCCAATCGGGGCGATCCGGCCCGATCGCCCATGCTAAATGCCTGCGAGGCATTGGTCCGCGTCGATGTCGCGACAACCGATTGCCTGCGGCCGACACGGGTCGCGCAGCGTCCGTAA
- a CDS encoding beta strand repeat-containing protein has protein sequence MKTSHFPERMAGRLACVGLGLMIPLGAATATDYVVDSEADNTDTDGVITLREAVLAANTDTAVGDAPAGEADGDTITFDGGDPLLGGGVATITLGSPLAVTDDVSIDGELDAITGTTITISGGDATQLFAVDTAASVGSEAAVTFSNATLTEAVAESGAALDIAAGATVTLTAVTVSESETTGADAGDGGAVLNNGTLTIVDGAFTNNAASGLAGSGGALLSNGQLTVTGTTFTGNTANRAGGAVELGGSSTSTFSGVTMSDNSHVAPNPGNGGALHVSGAGDVTLTGGTYSNNTAGSEGGALWNSMGTMTIDGAASFTANTAAGNDADNGGGALFNNGGTLNVEGATIDGNSATGDAGSGGGLFNNGGVLTVASSTVSNNTAARAGGGLEDRAVETATTVNLSAVDFTGNSVTGIDDGMGTMTAGNGGAVHISGNGSFTASGGTVSGNTAFAEGGGFWNGSGTMTLIGVTVDGNAAEGDDATNGGGGLFNEGGVISMDDATVISNNTALGTAGSGGGIFNNDGRIVAVGTTITGNTANRAGGGIEDKILNSTPSADMPSVRLTAVTLDGNGAGTDNTGAVLATANPGNGGGLHITGPGYVLVSNGTVSGNFAALEGGGLWNNTAPSTIGVSGTVFDGNIANGVTSDSVAVAGGGALFNKGGVMAVSNATITNNMAAGDPGGSGGGILNQGGQLAVTATTFTGNTAVRAGGALEDRSVEGESTVNLLDVTMDANAVGPTPGNGGAVHVTGENSTVTIDRSQVSNNTAANEGGGLWNFDNSVMQVYNSTVFANEASGTDGGGLFNRPNANTTLLNVTVASNSAAGNGGGVFVSDTSTVAATNTLIGDNSAMAGADVFGTVDGGGYNLVEDTSDATINGPSNITGQDPALDSEGLQANGGPTQTVALQGASPAIDAALASVCVGPQINGFDQRGVTDIRPFDGDGDGTADCDIGAFELNNAPIMAVTATANTDVSVQADATGVVALGYSLTNQSDETVTYTGFSGSLGGTGDFDTIAAASIVLDANGDGVVDDGETTIAGSVSFDDNAGTFTASFDTARSLDPAAGESLIVTVDFGTSTALLGTQMLAGGGLMLIGLAGLGGLSRRQQGLIAAIATAAALAGCGNSSSNFAPEQPPAMLTYSVTLTAVAAIGNESGSPADIAGLPLAGPVITVDNR, from the coding sequence ATGAAGACATCACATTTCCCAGAACGCATGGCGGGGCGACTCGCCTGCGTCGGGCTTGGCCTGATGATCCCGTTGGGGGCGGCCACTGCAACCGACTACGTTGTGGACTCCGAAGCCGACAATACCGATACCGACGGCGTGATCACGCTGCGTGAGGCGGTCTTGGCCGCCAATACCGATACGGCGGTCGGCGACGCACCGGCCGGTGAGGCCGACGGCGACACCATCACGTTTGACGGCGGCGATCCGCTGCTCGGCGGCGGTGTGGCAACCATCACCCTGGGGTCTCCGCTGGCGGTGACCGATGATGTCAGTATCGACGGCGAGTTGGATGCAATCACGGGTACGACCATCACCATCAGTGGTGGCGATGCGACCCAGCTCTTTGCGGTTGATACGGCCGCCTCCGTGGGGAGCGAGGCTGCGGTCACGTTCAGTAACGCCACCCTCACCGAAGCTGTGGCCGAGTCCGGCGCGGCATTGGACATTGCGGCCGGCGCGACGGTGACGCTAACGGCGGTGACCGTGTCCGAGAGTGAAACCACCGGCGCTGACGCCGGAGACGGCGGTGCGGTCCTCAACAACGGCACATTGACGATCGTCGACGGCGCGTTCACCAATAACGCCGCAAGCGGACTGGCGGGCAGCGGTGGTGCATTGCTGTCCAATGGTCAGCTCACCGTGACAGGCACCACGTTCACCGGCAACACGGCGAACAGGGCAGGCGGGGCTGTCGAGTTGGGCGGCAGTTCGACGAGCACGTTCTCCGGCGTGACGATGTCAGACAACTCGCACGTGGCGCCGAATCCTGGCAACGGGGGCGCGCTGCATGTCTCGGGCGCTGGCGACGTCACCCTCACCGGGGGGACGTACAGCAACAACACCGCGGGCAGCGAAGGCGGTGCCCTGTGGAACAGCATGGGCACCATGACCATCGACGGGGCAGCCTCGTTCACCGCGAATACAGCCGCAGGCAACGACGCGGATAATGGCGGCGGTGCGCTGTTCAACAACGGGGGTACCCTGAACGTCGAGGGGGCGACCATCGATGGCAACAGCGCCACCGGTGACGCCGGCTCCGGCGGCGGCCTCTTCAACAACGGCGGTGTCTTGACCGTGGCTTCGAGCACCGTGAGCAACAACACGGCGGCCCGCGCAGGCGGTGGCCTTGAAGACCGGGCTGTTGAGACGGCCACGACGGTCAATCTGTCTGCAGTCGATTTCACCGGCAACAGCGTGACGGGTATCGACGATGGCATGGGGACGATGACCGCTGGTAACGGCGGTGCCGTTCACATCAGCGGCAACGGGAGTTTTACGGCCTCCGGCGGCACGGTGTCCGGTAACACGGCCTTTGCCGAGGGTGGCGGCTTCTGGAACGGATCCGGCACGATGACACTGATCGGCGTCACCGTTGATGGCAACGCGGCAGAGGGTGACGACGCGACTAATGGTGGCGGCGGTTTGTTCAACGAAGGCGGTGTCATCTCGATGGACGACGCCACGGTGATCAGCAACAACACCGCGCTGGGCACCGCCGGCTCCGGTGGCGGCATCTTCAACAACGATGGGCGCATTGTCGCGGTGGGCACCACCATCACCGGCAATACGGCGAACCGTGCCGGCGGCGGGATCGAGGACAAGATACTTAATTCCACGCCCTCCGCAGACATGCCTTCGGTGCGCCTGACGGCTGTGACTCTGGACGGAAACGGTGCGGGCACCGACAACACGGGGGCGGTGCTGGCAACCGCCAATCCGGGTAATGGGGGCGGGCTGCACATCACCGGTCCGGGGTATGTCCTCGTCTCTAACGGGACGGTCTCGGGCAACTTTGCGGCGCTGGAAGGTGGTGGTTTGTGGAACAACACCGCGCCCAGCACCATCGGCGTCAGCGGTACCGTGTTCGATGGCAACATTGCCAATGGCGTCACCAGCGATTCCGTGGCGGTGGCCGGTGGCGGTGCCCTGTTCAACAAGGGCGGCGTCATGGCCGTGAGCAACGCCACCATCACCAACAATATGGCCGCCGGTGATCCCGGCGGTTCGGGTGGCGGCATTCTTAACCAGGGTGGTCAGCTGGCCGTAACCGCGACCACGTTCACGGGCAATACCGCCGTGCGTGCTGGCGGTGCGCTGGAAGACCGGTCGGTCGAGGGTGAATCCACGGTCAACCTGCTCGACGTCACCATGGATGCCAACGCGGTTGGGCCGACACCGGGTAACGGGGGCGCCGTCCATGTCACCGGTGAGAACAGCACGGTGACCATCGACCGGTCCCAGGTGTCGAACAACACCGCGGCCAACGAGGGTGGTGGCCTGTGGAATTTCGACAACTCGGTCATGCAGGTCTACAACTCGACCGTGTTTGCCAACGAGGCCTCGGGGACCGACGGGGGCGGGCTGTTCAACCGACCCAACGCCAATACCACCTTGCTCAACGTGACGGTGGCATCGAATTCCGCGGCCGGAAACGGTGGTGGCGTGTTCGTCAGCGACACGTCGACGGTTGCTGCGACCAATACGCTCATTGGCGACAACAGCGCCATGGCCGGTGCGGACGTCTTCGGCACGGTGGATGGCGGTGGCTACAACCTCGTCGAGGACACCTCGGATGCCACCATCAACGGGCCGTCCAACATCACGGGTCAGGATCCGGCATTGGATTCCGAAGGCTTGCAGGCCAACGGTGGACCGACCCAGACGGTGGCCTTGCAAGGCGCCAGCCCTGCCATTGATGCCGCCCTGGCCAGTGTTTGTGTCGGCCCGCAGATCAACGGGTTCGACCAGCGCGGTGTCACTGACATTCGCCCCTTTGATGGCGACGGTGACGGGACGGCCGACTGCGACATCGGCGCATTCGAGCTGAACAATGCACCGATCATGGCGGTGACGGCCACGGCGAATACCGATGTCAGTGTCCAGGCCGATGCCACCGGTGTGGTGGCGCTGGGCTACAGCCTGACCAACCAGTCCGACGAGACCGTGACCTACACCGGGTTTTCAGGCTCTCTGGGCGGCACCGGCGATTTCGACACGATTGCGGCGGCCTCCATCGTGCTGGATGCCAATGGTGATGGCGTCGTAGATGATGGCGAAACCACCATCGCCGGCTCCGTCAGTTTCGATGACAACGCCGGGACCTTCACGGCCAGCTTCGACACCGCACGTAGCCTGGACCCGGCCGCCGGCGAGAGCCTGATCGTGACCGTCGACTTTGGCACGTCAACCGCGTTGCTGGGCACGCAGATGCTGGCCGGTGGCGGACTGATGCTCATTGGCCTGGCCGGTTTGGGCGGCTTGTCGCGACGTCAACAGGGCTTGATCGCCGCGATCGCGACGGCAGCAGCATTGGCCGGTTGCGGGAATAGCTCGTCGAACTTTGCACCGGAACAGCCACCGGCCATGTTGACCTATTCGGTCACGCTGACGGCCGTGGCCGCGATTGGCAATGAGTCGGGCAGCCCGGCAGATATTGCGGGTCTGCCGCTTGCCGGGCCGGTGATCACCGTCGACAACCGCTAA